A genome region from Colwellia sp. Arc7-D includes the following:
- a CDS encoding TolC family protein, translating into MLIFISLVPTAIFAQQSPLQTIDLESAISRTISMHPELKSFALKAEVYSGYAQQAGVQSRPQIGFTIEDALGTGEHSGFKNAQSTLSISWLLDGELVKRKMATAKQYGSTVALEREVKALDLAAQTARYFIQVLVDKERLMLAKFSLKQANNSLKSIEQRVKVGNSSRIDKLKAQAEVAKRELDVEDLTHEVDVSKYQLFAQWGGQVQAVNLSEQHKKSRVIGSLLSLPNLSLATGSDFNSLVNKLKQTPSVSLFATKKRIAQSEIELSRIETKPLWQFSTGLRRYQTTDDFGLVAGVSIPFGDTNQNEGKIRALHATQNELEAESLALVHKLNTQLYVLIEQMKHSQHVIHAVTEKVIPLLEQAFNEAEQAYNAGMYSYTEWMNTQQALINAQADLIGAYQNAHLNNIEIERLTGTSLVAINKASNAPFNKTSNEK; encoded by the coding sequence ATGCTTATATTCATATCACTAGTGCCAACTGCTATTTTTGCTCAACAAAGTCCTTTGCAAACCATTGATTTAGAATCTGCTATTTCACGAACCATCAGTATGCATCCTGAACTTAAATCATTTGCACTTAAAGCAGAGGTTTACTCAGGTTATGCTCAACAAGCGGGAGTTCAGTCTAGACCACAAATCGGCTTTACAATTGAAGATGCCTTAGGTACTGGTGAACATAGTGGCTTTAAAAATGCTCAGTCAACCTTGTCGATATCTTGGTTATTAGATGGGGAGTTAGTGAAACGTAAAATGGCAACGGCTAAACAGTATGGCTCAACTGTTGCCTTAGAGCGTGAAGTAAAAGCCTTGGATTTAGCGGCACAAACGGCACGATACTTTATACAAGTTCTCGTTGATAAAGAACGATTGATGTTAGCAAAATTCAGCCTAAAACAAGCGAATAATTCATTAAAATCCATAGAACAACGCGTGAAAGTGGGAAATTCATCCCGAATAGATAAATTAAAAGCTCAAGCTGAAGTTGCTAAGCGTGAATTGGACGTTGAAGATTTAACTCACGAAGTTGACGTAAGTAAATATCAACTGTTTGCTCAATGGGGTGGACAAGTTCAAGCAGTAAATCTTAGTGAACAGCATAAGAAGAGTAGGGTGATTGGGTCATTATTATCTTTACCAAACTTATCGTTAGCGACTGGTTCTGATTTTAATTCTTTAGTTAATAAACTTAAACAGACGCCTTCTGTTAGCCTTTTCGCCACCAAAAAACGAATTGCTCAGTCTGAAATTGAGCTTTCACGTATTGAGACTAAACCCTTATGGCAATTTTCAACTGGTTTACGTCGTTATCAAACAACTGATGATTTCGGCTTAGTAGCTGGGGTTTCGATCCCCTTTGGTGATACGAATCAAAATGAAGGGAAAATAAGGGCATTACATGCCACTCAAAATGAACTAGAAGCAGAGTCACTAGCCCTCGTTCATAAGCTCAATACACAGTTATATGTGCTGATCGAGCAAATGAAACACAGCCAGCATGTTATTCACGCAGTAACTGAGAAAGTCATTCCATTGTTAGAACAAGCCTTTAATGAAGCCGAGCAAGCTTACAACGCGGGTATGTATAGTTATACCGAGTGGATGAATACGCAACAAGCATTAATAAATGCTCAAGCAGATTTGATAGGCGCTTATCAAAATGCGCATTTAAACAATATTGAAATAGAGCGGTTAACGGGTACGTCCCTAGTTGCCATCAATAAAGCCTCTAATGCTCCTTTTAACAAAACAAGTAACGAGAAATAA